The DNA window GAGTCTCCGATCACctacgatcagagggaccatccctcccacgtcgcaagACTAGGACGCTAtctgctcgtcgtcgaccccatcgtctgcAAGAAGTGGCTTatgaaggtgctgatggacggtggcaacggcctcaacatcctgtacatcgacaccctcaatgccatgcgcatcccccaatCAGAACTCCGCTCGACGAGCTCCCCCTTCCACGGGGTAAtcctaggagcgcaggcatacccgctcgggcagatcgatctgcctgtcaTGTTCAgcagccgagccaacttccgcctggaggtcctcacctttgaggtggtggactttctagggtcctaccacgccatcttgggcggccatgctacacgagattcatggcaatccccaactacacctacctcaagctgaagatgctaggaccaaacggcgtcatcactgtgagCAGCGCGTTCTCACACGCTTTCATGTGCGACCGTGAACACTATGAGCTCACCACTgtggtcatcaactcgtccgaaCTCCCGTGGCTCAGGGAGTCATCGGTCCCAGCAGCCCTGGACTATAACCAACCAACTTCCTTGTTAGCCTTCGACCCGCTCGAAGAAACCAAgacggtgggaatcgaccccaccaacccTACCAAGACAGttcggatcgggacccagctcccggccaaataggaatgcgagctcgtcgacttcctacgcgacaattgcgatgtctttgcatggcagccgtttgacatgccggggataccccaagaggtcgccgagcatgcactacaCCTTACCCCAGGCTCTAAGCCCACCAAAcaatgcctgcgtcgcttcgacgatgaaaggcgtagggccataggagaggaaatcgccaaactcctagcagccgggttcatcagggaggtcttccattccgactggctcgccaatcccaTCCTGGTCagaaagaagaccgggaagtggagaatgtgcgttgattatactagacATAACAAAGCATGCCTGAAGGATCATTTcccattaccacgcatagaccagatagttgactccacctcgggttgtgaaatcctctcctttctggatgcctactcgggctatcaccagatcgcgatgaaagagtctgatcagctcgcaacctcgttcatcaccccatatggttcgtactgctacgtgaccatgcctttcggcctgaagaacactggcgccacctaccaaaggtgcatgcagcaatgcttcgccgaccaaattgacccgctcgaccagcccgatcaagccgagcggccaaaaccaacaatcgtcgtctatgttgatgacatagtggtcaaaacggctcaagcttgcaacctgatcacaaacttggccgcaatatttgcaaacctccgaaggttcaacatcaagctgaatcccaaaaagtgtgttttctgggttccaaaggggaaactacttggatacatcgtatccaagcgcggcatcgaagccaaccccaaaaagatcatggccatctccaacatgggccccatacgcaacgtcaagggcgtgccctaagtcgcttcatctcccggctcggtgaacgggggatgccgctctacaagctcctcaaaaggacggATGCCTTtgtttggactgaggaagcccagcaggctctcaAAAGCCTCAAACGTCCCTAACGTcgaccccaatcctcgtcgctcctgagtggggagaacccctcctcctttatgtcgcggcaagtaaccatgtggtgagcgctaccctggtcgtagagagggaggaaccgggacaccagctcaaagtgCAGCACCCGTATACTTTGTCGGAGAAGTGCTTAcagaccccaaggtccggtacccctaggtgtagaaactcctatacgtcgtACTAATGGCTGGAGGCACCACCACACGAAATCTCCGCCGAGAGACCAACCggccccctgagtcgatcgaatcgcTCAGTATCcacacctgagatacaggtaggaagcgaagggacgccccatgcgggccatgccgactctgtctTGAATGATAAGCACGGGTcttggtcggacatttccgactgaagctctccgaaccccgtctctcaggtcatcaaggtgagcatgtgttcattaatacaaaactattcacacgagggctaacccacgattaaCAAGCGCAGGTCctagtcggacatttccgactggagctcttcgaaccccgtcactccagtcatcaaggtaaaacactatcaaagcccctctatttcaatttaaaacattcatacatccatacatgcatttcattccatacgcctgaccccccagacggttagggcacgaaccgcccgagggctcgggaactaagcatcgcacgcatagcgaaatgcatcagaacactccatgttgcgtcatgaagcggcggttgcctcattcgatatgagtaaccaacagagccaggggagaaaactacAGATGAGCACTGTGCGACCCTAGCCCGGTCCGGCAgatcgggtcatctcaaccttcacgttcgatcctgaacctctcgccaagcccacagattctccatcgaggggaggccaaaaggccacctaggttggtctccaaaatgacctaggcatctgtcgggttgcaggtaaaggagtagtggaatgtcacaagagggctatgccgaccccgtcacgaacgacgaacccggattccactcgatcacacccattagcgaactcaccgagctagtcttcgagcccgagcgatcgagacaggcgacgaaactcaacCCCCCTGgtttgtgaggaaccagatggggtaacgcacataaaactcacatcgacccctacgAATGCCCaaaagggctcgagggctcaagaaaaatgccaaggaTGGCGACCTTGAACTCGCCAGATCCACGACTACGACTCGCCCGGTCCCCGGTGCGCCCCGACGCCAGGACCCACAAGCACCGCCTCATTtgatctttaactaaactaaTAATGTCTtcataacggcttcacttccgactgcgctccaaagaaACCCTGGGACCACGACCCCAAACTCACGtcgataggatcggcgacatccggctatggctcctagcaccacgactcctaaactcgtgtAACGGCTTTAGACGGCTTCACTGCGCTCCAAAGAAACCCTAGGACCGTGACCTcgaactcgcgtcgataggatcggtgacatctggctacggctcctgggaccgtgactcctaaactcatGTAACGGCTTCAAACGGCTTCACTATGCTCTAATAAAACCTGGGACCGCCACTCCTAAACTCACGTAACGGCTTCCTGAACTAACTAatctaactctctcgatccacggcgcgcaccgacgcctgggtccgttcgcggctccgcctcacctgatcccatagcgcgcatcgacgccaaagatcagtgagctTTGTCGCATCCAAACTAAGATGTCCTcatccatggcgcgcaccgacgccatggtccgtTCACAAaatccgactcacccgatcccaaggCGCGCATCGACACCTAAGATCGGTGAGTTCTGCTTTTTTATCCTATCCCCCACACCtcactgcctcggctgcgcaacgacgccttggttaaaaaacacgcatacacgcctgctgagacaacacccccaaccggttcggcccgaaccg is part of the Miscanthus floridulus cultivar M001 chromosome 9, ASM1932011v1, whole genome shotgun sequence genome and encodes:
- the LOC136479365 gene encoding uncharacterized protein gives rise to the protein MAIPNYTYLKLKMLGPNGVITVSSAFSHAFMCDREHYELTTVVINSSELPWLRESSVPAALDYNQPTSLLAFDPLEETKTVGIDPTNPTKTVRIGTQLPAK